From a region of the Thermomonas sp. HDW16 genome:
- the rpsS gene encoding 30S ribosomal protein S19 — protein sequence MARSLKKGPFIDHHLQKKVETAGSSKKPIKTWSRRSTVLPEMIGFTIAIHNGKNHIPVLVNENMVGHKLGEFALTRTFKGHGGDKKSGK from the coding sequence ATGGCACGTTCACTCAAGAAAGGCCCGTTCATCGATCACCACCTGCAGAAGAAGGTGGAGACCGCGGGCAGCAGCAAGAAGCCGATCAAGACCTGGTCGCGTCGTTCGACCGTGTTGCCGGAAATGATCGGTTTCACCATCGCCATCCACAATGGCAAGAACCACATCCCGGTGCTGGTCAACGAGAACATGGTTGGCCACAAGCTTGGCGAATTCGCCCTGACCCGTACCTTCAAGGGTCACGGCGGCGACAAGAAGTCGGGCAAGTAA